DNA from Mesotoga sp. UBA6090:
CAGACCGAGTGACAATGCGGTTCTCTCTGCTCGAATAATTGACAGGCCTATCCGACCTCTCTTCCCTGATGGAATGAGAAACGAGATCCAGGTCATCATAACCGTTCTCTCGGCCGATCCGGACAATCCACCCGACATTTGGGGAATAACGGGCTCTTCACTTGCACTGAATATTTCGCCTATTCCCTTCGAAGGAATCGTTGCCGGAGTTCAGGTTGGTTACGTTGATGGAAAGTACGTTATCTTCCCCTCAGCGGAAGAACTTGACAGATCAGAACTCGATATAGTAGTCGCAGGAACCGAAAACGCAGTTGCGATGGTTGAAGGAGAGGCAAAAGAAGTCTCCGAAGAAGTTATGGTTGGAGCTTTGGAAGCTGCTCATGAAGCAATTAAGTCTCTTGTTGCCTTCCAGAAGGAAATCATAAGCGAGTTCGAGATAGAAAAGTGGGTAGCAGAAATCCCAGTCGCTCCCGAGGGTTTCCTCGAACCATTCAATGCCATGGTAGACAGAGACAAGCTTGCTGAGATTATGCTAACTCCCGGCAAGAAAAACAAAGACAGGGCTCTAAAGACATATAGAGACGAGCTTATCGAACTCTTCACTGAGAAGGCAAAGGAAACTTGGTCAGAAGAAGAGATCGAAGCGAATACTGGTTTTGTGAAAGATCTCTTTCACGACATAGAGAAAGAAGTTATGAGAAAGCGAGTTATCGAAGACGATGTGAGGATGGATGGAAGAAAGCACGACGAGATTCGCCCGATCAACATCGAACTCGATCTTCTGCCCAGAGCCCACGGATCCGCTCTCTTTACGCGTGGAGAGACCCAGAGTCTGGGCATTGTAACTCTAGGTGCGACAATGGATGAGCAAATAGTCGATACAATGTTTGAGGAAGGTTCAAAGTCATTCATGCTCCACTACAACTTCCCTCCATTCAGCACTGGGGAAGTCAAGAGACTGAGAGGCCCCGGTCGCAGGGAGATAGGACACGGACATCTTGCAGAGAGATCACTAAAGAACATCGTTCCCAAAGGTGAGTCTTTCCCATACACTATCAGAGTAGTTTCCGAGGTTTTGGAATCAAACGGCTCCTCTTCAATGGCGACTGTTTGCTCCGGGTCACTCGCTTTGATGGCTGCCGGTGTCCCGATGGAGAAACATGTCGCGGGCGTTGCAATGGGTATGATTCAGGAACCCGAGAAAACTGTCGTTCTCACAGACATTCTTGGAAACGAAGATCACATGGGAGACATGGACTTCAAGGTTACAGGAACGCGAGACGGGATCACAGCCTTCCAGATGGATGTCAAAGTCGCCGGTGTATCCAGCGAAATAATGACAAAGGCGCTTGAACAGGCAAAAACCGCCAGACTCAAGATACTTGATCTCATGTATCAAGCCGTTCCTGCCCCGAGGGAGTACGTCTCCGATTACGCACCAATTATCAGGACCATCAATCTTCCATATGAGAAGATCGGAGAAATCATTGGCCCCGGAGGAAAGGTCATTAAGAGGCTTTCAAGCGACTATGACTCGACAATCTTCATCGATGACGAGAAGTCCCAGGCTAAGATAGTAGGAAGCAATAGAGAGAAGCTCGTCCTGCTTGAGAAGGTCATTGACGCGATAATATCTGAAGTCAAACCCGGACAACTCTTTGAAGGAAAGATAACAAGGGCCGAGGCCTACGGATTCTTTGTGGAGATCGCACCTGGGAAGACAGGACTTCTCCATATTTCGAAGATGGGAGCTAATGGAAAAGACTTCTTGAGAGAGCATAAAGTTGGAGATACTATTGCTGTCGAGATTGCAGGGACAGATCAGATGGGCAAGATCAGTCTAAAGCTTGAAGGCGTGGAAGTGACTGAGGAAAAGAGAAGAGACAATAGAAAGCCCTTTCCAAGAAACGACAGAAATCGAGGAGATAGAAATAGAAAGTAGGTAGTGATGAATAATCAATATATTGAGCTGCCAAACGGTGCAGTAATTATTGGCGAGCGAAAGCAAGAGACGAGGACCGTTTCGATG
Protein-coding regions in this window:
- a CDS encoding polyribonucleotide nucleotidyltransferase, producing MSYKRWEREFFGQKLVIENGKMAKQADGAVLLKYADSVLLTTVNGNEKAMPGTDFLPLTVEYQEKFYAAGKIPGGFLKRESRPSDNAVLSARIIDRPIRPLFPDGMRNEIQVIITVLSADPDNPPDIWGITGSSLALNISPIPFEGIVAGVQVGYVDGKYVIFPSAEELDRSELDIVVAGTENAVAMVEGEAKEVSEEVMVGALEAAHEAIKSLVAFQKEIISEFEIEKWVAEIPVAPEGFLEPFNAMVDRDKLAEIMLTPGKKNKDRALKTYRDELIELFTEKAKETWSEEEIEANTGFVKDLFHDIEKEVMRKRVIEDDVRMDGRKHDEIRPINIELDLLPRAHGSALFTRGETQSLGIVTLGATMDEQIVDTMFEEGSKSFMLHYNFPPFSTGEVKRLRGPGRREIGHGHLAERSLKNIVPKGESFPYTIRVVSEVLESNGSSSMATVCSGSLALMAAGVPMEKHVAGVAMGMIQEPEKTVVLTDILGNEDHMGDMDFKVTGTRDGITAFQMDVKVAGVSSEIMTKALEQAKTARLKILDLMYQAVPAPREYVSDYAPIIRTINLPYEKIGEIIGPGGKVIKRLSSDYDSTIFIDDEKSQAKIVGSNREKLVLLEKVIDAIISEVKPGQLFEGKITRAEAYGFFVEIAPGKTGLLHISKMGANGKDFLREHKVGDTIAVEIAGTDQMGKISLKLEGVEVTEEKRRDNRKPFPRNDRNRGDRNRK